One genomic region from Curtobacterium sp. 9128 encodes:
- a CDS encoding HIT domain-containing protein, translated as MSAEQDEPLVIRDAATQAAVPDAFQRLWNPHRMAYIDAGREGEGRGHKDDCPFCEAPQKSDDDALIVARGEHAYVLLNLYPYNNGHLLVCPYRHTPLYDEATPEELREIGELTQTAMRVLRQVSHCDGFNIGMNQGEVAGAGVAGHLHQHIVPRWESDSNFFPIIARTKSMSQMLGDTRRLVAEAWPAQH; from the coding sequence ATGTCGGCAGAGCAGGACGAGCCGCTGGTCATCCGGGACGCCGCCACGCAGGCGGCCGTCCCGGATGCCTTCCAGCGCCTCTGGAACCCGCACCGGATGGCGTACATCGACGCCGGTCGCGAGGGCGAGGGCCGCGGGCACAAGGACGACTGCCCGTTCTGCGAAGCACCGCAGAAGTCCGACGATGACGCACTCATCGTCGCGCGGGGCGAGCACGCCTACGTCCTGCTCAACCTGTACCCGTACAACAACGGGCACCTGCTCGTCTGCCCCTACCGCCACACGCCCCTCTACGACGAGGCAACCCCCGAAGAACTCCGGGAGATCGGCGAGCTGACGCAGACCGCGATGCGGGTGCTCCGGCAGGTCTCGCACTGCGACGGCTTCAACATCGGCATGAACCAGGGCGAGGTCGCCGGGGCGGGCGTCGCCGGGCACCTGCACCAGCACATCGTCCCGCGGTGGGAGTCCGACTCGAACTTCTTCCCGATCATCGCCCGCACCAAGTCGATGTCCCAGATGCTCGGGGACACCCGCCGGCTCGTCGCGGAAGCGTGGCCCGCGCAGCACTAG
- the pdxS gene encoding pyridoxal 5'-phosphate synthase lyase subunit PdxS, translating into MSDSTSTPGQDPIGTSITGSSRVKRGLAEMLKGGVIMDVVDAEQARIAEEAGATAVMALERVPADIRAQGGVARMSDPSMIEEIIAAVSIPVMAKARIGHFVEAQVLQELGVDYIDESEVLSPADYVNHIDKWKFTTPFVCGATNLGEALRRITEGAAMIRSKGEAGTGDVSEATKHIRTISKEIAALRNLRPDELYVAAKELQAPIDVVQEVAETGKLPVVLFTAGGVATPADAAMMMQLGADGVFVGSGIFKSGDPAARAAAIVKATTFHDDPKVIAEVSRGLGEAMVGINVADVPAPHRLAERGW; encoded by the coding sequence ATGAGCGACAGCACCAGTACCCCCGGCCAGGACCCCATCGGCACGTCCATCACCGGCTCCTCGCGCGTCAAGCGCGGCCTCGCGGAGATGCTCAAGGGCGGCGTCATCATGGACGTCGTCGACGCCGAGCAGGCCCGCATCGCGGAAGAAGCCGGCGCGACCGCGGTCATGGCCCTCGAGCGCGTCCCCGCCGACATCCGCGCGCAGGGCGGCGTCGCCCGCATGTCCGACCCCTCGATGATCGAGGAGATCATCGCAGCGGTGTCGATCCCGGTCATGGCGAAGGCCCGCATCGGTCACTTCGTCGAGGCGCAGGTGCTGCAGGAGCTCGGCGTCGACTACATCGACGAGTCCGAGGTGCTGTCGCCGGCGGACTACGTCAACCACATCGACAAGTGGAAGTTCACCACCCCGTTCGTCTGCGGTGCCACCAACCTCGGCGAGGCGCTCCGCCGCATCACCGAGGGCGCGGCGATGATCCGCTCCAAGGGCGAAGCCGGCACCGGTGACGTCTCCGAGGCGACGAAGCACATCCGCACCATCTCGAAGGAGATCGCGGCGCTCCGCAACCTCCGCCCCGACGAGCTCTACGTCGCGGCGAAGGAGCTGCAGGCCCCGATCGACGTCGTGCAGGAAGTCGCCGAGACCGGCAAGCTCCCGGTCGTCCTCTTCACCGCAGGTGGCGTCGCGACCCCGGCGGACGCCGCGATGATGATGCAGCTCGGTGCCGACGGCGTCTTCGTCGGCTCCGGCATCTTCAAGTCCGGCGACCCGGCCGCCCGGGCCGCCGCGATCGTCAAGGCGACCACCTTCCACGACGACCCCAAGGTCATCGCCGAGGTGTCCCGCGGTCTCGGTGAGGCGATGGTCGGCATCAACGTCGCCGACGTCCCCGCGCCGCACCGCCTCGCCGAGCGTGGCTGGTAG
- the pdxT gene encoding pyridoxal 5'-phosphate synthase glutaminase subunit PdxT has translation MAGSPIGGAAPRIGVLALQGDFREHIVSLTELGADVVSLRRPEEIDGLHGVVIPGGESGVMDKLSRVFGLAEPLTAAIRNGLPTYGTCAGMIMLSARITNATAGQQTLDVLDTTVRRNAFGSQNDSFEIDIPMPDLGEEPVHAVFIRAPVVEQHGAGVQVLGALPDGRAVAVQQGNVLASAFHPEVTGEDRFHRRFLHLVRSA, from the coding sequence GTGGCTGGTAGCCCCATCGGTGGTGCAGCGCCCCGCATCGGGGTGCTCGCACTGCAGGGCGACTTCCGCGAGCACATCGTCTCGCTGACCGAGCTCGGTGCCGACGTGGTGTCGCTCCGCCGCCCGGAGGAGATCGACGGCCTGCACGGCGTCGTGATCCCCGGCGGCGAATCCGGGGTGATGGACAAGCTCTCGCGGGTCTTCGGTCTCGCCGAACCGCTGACCGCTGCGATCCGGAACGGCCTGCCGACGTACGGCACGTGCGCGGGCATGATCATGCTGAGCGCCCGGATCACGAACGCGACCGCCGGGCAGCAGACGCTCGACGTGCTCGACACGACGGTGCGCCGGAACGCCTTCGGCAGCCAGAACGACTCGTTCGAGATCGACATCCCGATGCCCGACCTCGGCGAGGAACCGGTGCACGCGGTGTTCATCCGTGCACCGGTCGTGGAGCAGCACGGTGCCGGAGTGCAGGTCCTCGGTGCGCTGCCGGACGGCCGCGCGGTCGCCGTGCAGCAGGGCAACGTCCTCGCGAGCGCTTTCCACCCGGAGGTCACGGGCGAGGACCGCTTCCACCGACGCTTCCTGCACCTCGTCCGCTCCGCCTGA
- a CDS encoding YebC/PmpR family DNA-binding transcriptional regulator yields the protein MSGHSKWATTKHKKAVIDQRRAKSFAKLIKNIEVAAKMGGADMSGNPTLVDAVQKAKKTSVPNDNIDRAIKRGAGLTGESIEYTTIMYEGYAPNGVAMLIECLTDNKNRAAAEVRTAMSRNGGTMADPGSVAYNFSRKGVISVSKVDGLSEDDVMTAVLDAGVEDVIDQGGGFEVITEATDLVAARTALQDAGIDYDSADAEFVPGLKVPVDAETARKVFRLIDALEDSDDVQNVYANFDIPADVQAELDQDEDED from the coding sequence GTGTCCGGGCATTCCAAGTGGGCAACGACGAAGCACAAGAAGGCCGTCATCGACCAGCGACGTGCCAAGTCGTTCGCGAAGCTCATCAAGAACATCGAGGTCGCCGCGAAGATGGGCGGCGCCGACATGTCGGGCAACCCGACCCTGGTCGACGCCGTGCAGAAGGCGAAGAAGACCTCGGTCCCCAACGACAACATCGACCGCGCGATCAAGCGCGGTGCCGGGCTCACCGGTGAGTCCATCGAGTACACGACGATCATGTACGAGGGCTACGCCCCGAACGGCGTCGCGATGCTCATCGAGTGCCTCACGGACAACAAGAACCGTGCAGCGGCCGAGGTCCGGACCGCCATGTCCCGCAACGGCGGCACCATGGCCGATCCGGGCAGCGTCGCGTACAACTTCTCGCGCAAGGGCGTCATCTCGGTCTCGAAGGTGGACGGCCTGTCCGAGGACGACGTGATGACCGCGGTGCTCGACGCCGGTGTCGAGGACGTCATCGACCAGGGCGGGGGCTTCGAGGTCATCACCGAGGCGACCGACCTCGTCGCGGCCCGCACCGCGCTGCAGGACGCCGGCATCGACTACGACTCCGCCGACGCCGAGTTCGTCCCCGGCCTGAAGGTCCCGGTCGACGCCGAGACGGCCCGCAAGGTGTTCCGCCTCATCGACGCACTCGAAGACTCCGACGACGTCCAGAACGTCTACGCGAACTTCGACATCCCCGCCGACGTCCAGGCCGAGCTCGACCAGGACGAGGACGAGGACTGA
- the ruvA gene encoding Holliday junction branch migration protein RuvA, protein MIASLRGTCIDVAGSAVVIEVGGVGYAVTVTPAHALTMRHGAEVFVRTAMIVREDEHLLFGFESTDALRVFDLLRSVSGVGPRSALGVLGAMDPGQIANAVANDDDAAFRKVSGIGPKTAKLIIVALSGKLTAFETSSATAAAGHGATAHPASEDVVIALVGLGWREDAARSAVDDTIANEPGVAAMGTQALLRAALGALRPTGAGR, encoded by the coding sequence ATGATCGCGAGTCTCCGGGGCACCTGCATCGACGTCGCCGGATCCGCCGTCGTGATCGAGGTCGGGGGAGTCGGCTACGCCGTCACGGTGACACCGGCACACGCACTCACCATGCGCCACGGCGCCGAGGTGTTCGTGCGCACGGCGATGATCGTGCGTGAAGACGAGCACCTGCTCTTCGGGTTCGAGTCGACCGACGCGCTGCGCGTCTTCGACCTCCTCCGCAGCGTGTCCGGGGTCGGCCCGAGGTCCGCGCTCGGTGTCCTCGGCGCGATGGACCCGGGACAGATCGCGAACGCCGTGGCGAACGACGACGACGCCGCGTTCCGGAAGGTGTCCGGCATCGGGCCGAAGACCGCCAAGCTCATCATCGTCGCGCTGTCCGGCAAGCTCACCGCCTTCGAGACCTCGTCGGCCACAGCTGCTGCCGGTCATGGCGCAACGGCGCACCCCGCGTCGGAAGACGTCGTCATCGCGCTCGTCGGGCTCGGCTGGCGCGAGGACGCGGCACGTTCCGCCGTCGACGACACGATCGCGAACGAACCCGGTGTCGCGGCCATGGGTACCCAGGCACTTCTCCGTGCCGCGCTCGGCGCCCTCCGCCCGACCGGGGCCGGCCGATGA
- the ruvB gene encoding Holliday junction branch migration DNA helicase RuvB translates to MSGGITAADAQSPEELAFEGALRPKSLAEFVGQRKVRGQLDLLLKAAAMQDRTPDHILMAGPPGLGKTTLAMIVAHESGRPLRMSSGPAIQHAGDLAAVLSSLMPGEVLFIDEIHRMARSAEEMLYLAMEDFRIDVMVGKGAGATSIPLDLAPFTLVGATTRAGLLPNPLRDRFGFTAHLEFYERDELEQVLIRAAHLLELDFDRFALREIAGRSRGTPRIANRLLRRVRDYALVHGTRDGMAAVQGALELYDVDEYGLDRLDRAVLETMLTRFDGGPVGLNTLAVSVGEESETIESVVEPFLVRIGLVTRTPRGRIATPAAWRHFGLTPGQPAGSAQPGLFDDE, encoded by the coding sequence ATGAGCGGCGGGATCACCGCGGCGGACGCCCAGTCACCGGAAGAACTCGCGTTCGAAGGCGCGCTCCGCCCGAAGTCGCTCGCCGAGTTCGTCGGGCAGCGCAAGGTCCGTGGGCAGCTCGACCTGCTCCTCAAGGCCGCAGCGATGCAGGACCGCACGCCCGACCACATCCTGATGGCCGGTCCGCCCGGTCTCGGGAAGACCACGCTGGCGATGATCGTGGCGCACGAGTCCGGTCGCCCCTTGCGCATGTCGAGCGGTCCGGCGATCCAGCACGCCGGCGACCTCGCCGCGGTCCTGTCGTCGCTGATGCCCGGTGAGGTCCTCTTCATCGACGAGATCCACCGGATGGCCCGCTCGGCGGAAGAGATGCTGTACCTGGCGATGGAGGACTTCCGCATCGACGTGATGGTGGGCAAGGGTGCGGGGGCGACGAGCATCCCGCTCGACCTCGCCCCGTTCACCCTCGTCGGGGCGACCACCAGGGCGGGCCTCCTGCCGAACCCGCTGCGAGACCGCTTCGGGTTCACGGCGCACCTCGAGTTCTACGAACGGGACGAACTCGAACAGGTCCTCATCCGCGCCGCACACCTGCTCGAACTCGACTTCGACCGCTTCGCGCTCCGCGAGATCGCCGGTCGGTCACGGGGCACGCCGCGCATCGCGAACCGCCTGCTCCGCCGCGTCCGGGACTACGCCCTCGTGCACGGCACCCGGGACGGCATGGCCGCGGTGCAGGGCGCCCTCGAGCTCTACGACGTCGACGAGTACGGGCTGGACCGACTCGACCGCGCGGTGCTCGAGACGATGCTCACCCGGTTCGACGGGGGACCTGTCGGCCTGAACACGCTCGCGGTCTCCGTCGGGGAAGAATCCGAGACCATCGAGTCGGTGGTCGAGCCGTTCCTGGTCCGCATCGGGCTCGTCACCCGCACTCCTCGGGGTCGGATCGCCACGCCGGCGGCCTGGCGACACTTCGGGCTCACGCCCGGTCAGCCGGCCGGTTCCGCCCAACCGGGGCTGTTCGACGACGAGTAG
- a CDS encoding preprotein translocase subunit YajC, with amino-acid sequence MGQEVILIVIVVAFAAFMFYNSRKRKKQQSELATKMVPGARVMLSFGLYGTLLSVDDEKVTADVEIAPGTIVTVHRQTLSRVVDDTASDIETTATPEDEPKPVAELNGEPVYGERADDAEQAKRKSED; translated from the coding sequence ATGGGTCAAGAAGTCATCCTCATCGTCATCGTCGTGGCGTTCGCGGCCTTCATGTTCTACAACAGCCGCAAGCGCAAGAAGCAGCAGTCGGAGCTCGCGACCAAGATGGTCCCTGGAGCCCGCGTCATGCTGTCCTTCGGTCTCTACGGCACGCTCCTGTCGGTCGACGACGAGAAGGTCACCGCCGACGTCGAGATCGCGCCGGGGACCATCGTCACCGTCCACCGTCAGACCCTCTCGCGTGTCGTCGACGACACCGCGTCGGACATCGAGACGACCGCCACCCCGGAAGACGAGCCGAAGCCCGTCGCCGAGTTGAACGGCGAGCCGGTCTACGGCGAGCGTGCGGACGACGCCGAACAGGCGAAGCGCAAGTCCGAGGACTGA
- the secD gene encoding protein translocase subunit SecD: MARSTPVKKALRSLTWLVIIMAVLAGLNTAASILASTTKDDAGKWFEGASWVPQLALDLQGGTQLTLAAQSTDGDSVTADQLKQAVNIIRQRIDATGVSESEINTQGANNIVVSIPGKPDQQTISRIEAAAKLTFRPVLYTEAATNSAVGDGSSSSASPTPYSPPASLQATPSTKPTSASDLAWVTPKLQDLYTNYDCKAPDDVTTAPDDQPLVTCDASGTSKYILGPVEVDGANISNATSGLASNSQGTTTGEWAVTLDFNGTGTKEFRAVTNRLVSLQSPQNQFAIVLDGSVIEAPQTNSAITNGKAQITGSFTAESAKTLADQLKYGALPINFKVQSNENISATLGTAQLIGGLVAGLIGLILVIIYSVIQYRALAFVTVLSLGVAATLTYLVIAIMSWRVDYRLSLAGVAGLIVAIGITADSFIVYFERIRDELRDGRALEGAVESGWKRALRTILASDSINFLAAIVLYILAVSDVKGFAFTLLLTTLIDVVVVILFTHPMLQLISRRRFFNEGHRFSGLDPTALGAVYRGRAQFRAPVVDGKRQRAAGEAQRRQTIAERKAGNGDTTDNGGKPNGKDS; encoded by the coding sequence GTGGCACGATCGACACCCGTCAAGAAAGCGCTGCGCTCGCTCACCTGGTTGGTGATCATCATGGCGGTCCTCGCAGGCCTGAACACGGCTGCGTCGATCCTCGCCAGCACCACCAAGGACGACGCGGGCAAGTGGTTCGAAGGCGCCAGCTGGGTCCCTCAGCTCGCACTGGACCTGCAGGGCGGCACGCAGCTGACCCTCGCGGCGCAGAGCACCGACGGTGACTCCGTCACAGCGGACCAGCTCAAGCAGGCGGTGAACATCATCCGCCAGCGCATCGACGCCACCGGCGTCTCGGAGTCCGAGATCAACACGCAGGGCGCGAACAACATCGTCGTCTCGATCCCGGGCAAGCCCGACCAGCAGACCATCTCGCGCATCGAAGCAGCTGCGAAGCTGACGTTCCGCCCGGTGCTCTACACCGAAGCCGCGACGAACAGCGCCGTCGGCGACGGCTCGTCGTCGTCCGCGTCCCCGACGCCGTACTCGCCGCCGGCATCGCTGCAGGCGACGCCGAGCACGAAGCCGACGAGCGCGAGCGACCTCGCCTGGGTCACCCCGAAGCTGCAGGACCTGTACACCAACTACGACTGCAAGGCGCCGGACGACGTCACGACCGCGCCGGACGACCAGCCGCTCGTGACGTGTGACGCGTCCGGGACGTCGAAGTACATCCTGGGCCCGGTCGAGGTGGACGGCGCCAACATCTCGAACGCCACCTCGGGCCTCGCCTCCAACTCGCAGGGCACGACGACCGGCGAGTGGGCGGTGACCCTCGACTTCAACGGCACCGGCACGAAGGAGTTCCGGGCCGTCACGAACCGCCTGGTGTCCCTGCAGTCGCCGCAGAACCAGTTCGCGATCGTCCTCGACGGATCCGTCATCGAGGCCCCGCAGACCAACAGCGCGATCACGAACGGCAAGGCCCAGATCACCGGCTCGTTCACCGCGGAGTCGGCGAAGACCCTCGCCGACCAGCTCAAGTACGGCGCGTTGCCGATCAACTTCAAGGTCCAGTCGAACGAGAACATCTCCGCGACCCTGGGTACCGCGCAGCTCATCGGCGGTCTCGTCGCCGGCCTGATCGGGCTCATCCTGGTGATCATCTACTCGGTGATCCAGTACCGGGCGCTCGCGTTCGTCACGGTGCTCTCGCTCGGTGTCGCCGCGACCCTGACCTACCTGGTCATCGCGATCATGTCCTGGCGCGTCGACTACCGGTTGTCGTTGGCCGGCGTCGCGGGGTTGATCGTGGCGATCGGCATCACGGCGGACTCGTTCATCGTCTACTTCGAGCGCATCCGTGACGAACTCCGTGACGGTCGGGCGCTCGAGGGAGCGGTCGAGTCCGGCTGGAAGCGTGCGCTCCGCACGATCCTGGCGTCCGACTCGATCAACTTCCTCGCGGCGATCGTGCTCTACATCCTCGCGGTGAGCGACGTGAAGGGCTTCGCGTTCACGCTGCTCCTCACCACCCTGATCGACGTCGTCGTCGTGATCCTCTTCACGCACCCCATGCTGCAGCTCATCTCGCGTCGCCGCTTCTTCAACGAGGGGCACCGGTTCAGCGGACTCGACCCGACAGCCCTCGGCGCGGTCTACCGCGGTCGTGCGCAGTTCCGCGCGCCCGTCGTGGACGGCAAGCGCCAGCGCGCCGCAGGCGAGGCACAGCGCCGGCAGACGATCGCTGAGCGGAAGGCCGGCAACGGCGACACCACCGACAACGGCGGCAAGCCGAACGGGAAGGACAGCTGA
- the secF gene encoding protein translocase subunit SecF, with product MASFSQFGNDLYTGKRSYDIVGRRRTWYIIAIAAIVISLAVPWLRGGYQLGIEFTGGSEFTISDVKTVNQNLATNTVEKIVPDEIPRVSQLGTHGIRVQTGQLTDAETTQIQSALADAYDVDRGQVASTFIGATWGADVLAQAIRGLIIFLALAAVFMALYFRTWKMSLSAMVALLHDLLITAGVYGIVGLEVTPAAVIGFLTILGYSLYDTVVVFDKVRENTAQESHRTFVQSVNLAVNQTLVRSINTSVVALLPVAAILFIGSYVLGAGTLRDISLALFIGIIVGTYSTIFIASPMYAHLRENEPKIKQADAKKAAAARKRAETAAPVEA from the coding sequence ATGGCGAGCTTCAGCCAGTTCGGCAACGACCTCTACACGGGCAAGCGCTCGTACGACATCGTCGGACGCCGTCGCACGTGGTACATCATCGCGATCGCCGCGATCGTGATCTCCCTCGCGGTGCCGTGGCTCCGCGGCGGGTACCAGCTCGGCATCGAGTTCACCGGTGGGTCCGAGTTCACGATCTCCGACGTCAAGACCGTCAACCAAAACCTCGCGACGAACACGGTCGAGAAGATCGTCCCCGACGAGATCCCGCGCGTCTCACAGCTCGGAACGCACGGCATCCGCGTGCAGACCGGGCAGCTCACCGATGCCGAGACGACGCAGATCCAGTCCGCGCTGGCCGACGCGTACGACGTCGACAGGGGCCAGGTCGCGTCGACCTTCATCGGTGCGACCTGGGGCGCCGACGTGCTCGCACAGGCGATCCGTGGTCTGATCATCTTCCTCGCCCTCGCCGCGGTGTTCATGGCGCTGTACTTCCGCACGTGGAAGATGTCGCTGTCGGCGATGGTGGCGCTGCTCCACGACCTACTGATCACCGCAGGTGTGTACGGCATCGTCGGGCTCGAGGTCACGCCGGCCGCGGTGATCGGCTTCCTGACGATCCTCGGGTACTCGCTGTACGACACCGTCGTGGTGTTCGACAAGGTCCGCGAGAACACCGCGCAGGAATCGCACCGGACGTTCGTCCAGTCGGTCAACCTCGCGGTGAACCAGACGCTGGTCCGCTCGATCAACACGTCCGTCGTGGCGCTGCTGCCCGTGGCGGCGATCCTCTTCATCGGGTCGTACGTCCTCGGCGCCGGCACCCTGCGCGACATCTCGCTCGCCCTGTTCATCGGCATCATCGTCGGGACGTACTCGACGATCTTCATCGCGTCGCCGATGTACGCGCACCTGCGTGAGAACGAACCGAAGATCAAGCAGGCCGACGCGAAGAAGGCCGCCGCCGCGCGCAAGCGTGCAGAGACCGCTGCGCCGGTCGAGGCCTGA
- a CDS encoding rhodanese-like domain-containing protein yields the protein MDEITVDEALRRIENGSRLYDVREPGEWDEVHAPQATLVPMSELQTRWTEIQPTDDPAIIVCHSGMRSARVVAALEQSGVPAVNLAGGMVAWEAAGAPVERADAQRERGHEH from the coding sequence ATGGACGAGATCACCGTCGACGAGGCGCTGCGTCGCATCGAGAACGGCTCGCGCCTGTACGACGTGCGCGAGCCGGGGGAGTGGGACGAGGTCCACGCGCCCCAGGCCACCCTGGTGCCGATGTCCGAGCTCCAGACGCGGTGGACCGAGATCCAACCGACCGACGACCCGGCGATCATCGTGTGCCACTCCGGCATGCGGTCCGCCCGGGTCGTCGCGGCCCTCGAGCAGTCCGGCGTCCCTGCGGTGAACCTCGCCGGCGGCATGGTGGCGTGGGAAGCCGCCGGTGCGCCGGTGGAGCGCGCCGACGCCCAGCGCGAACGTGGTCACGAGCACTGA
- a CDS encoding bifunctional (p)ppGpp synthetase/guanosine-3',5'-bis(diphosphate) 3'-pyrophosphohydrolase, with protein MTDIRETSAQDDSAASRPGPSPLPSSPPLGPNTTGNLGSLRSLLPRLFSRAQPAGAVDTLIRTVRSHHPKADVTLIERAYSVAERAHDGQKRKSGEPYITHPVAVAQILADLGIGPITIAAALLHDTVEDTDYQLDQLRHDFGDEIAMLVDGVTKLDKVKYGDSAQAETVRKMVIAMSKDIRVLVIKLADRLHNARTWGFVESTSATRKAKETLEIYAPLAHRLGIQMIKLELEDLSFAVLHPKLYVEIDSLVKERQPKREQFVQNVIGTLKKDLKAAKVRGEVMGRPKQYYSIYQKMIVRGREFDEIYDLVGIRVLVPTVRDCYAMLGSVHARWTPLPGRFKDYIATPKFNLYQSLHTTVLGPQGRPVEIQIRTHEMHQRAEFGVAAHWKYKQRAAGRDVDSSSANDDMAWLAHITDWQAETSDPGEFLDSLRYEIGAKETYVFTPQGKVIGLPAGATPVDFAYAVHTEIGHRTMGAKVNGRLVPLESSLSSGDVVEIFTSKNPDSGPSQDWLTFVRSPRARNKIKQWFTKERREEAIEQGRDAIARAMRKQNLPLQRIMSQDSISEVASAMRYEDVSALYAAIGEGHVSTQSVIEKVLAGVQTETETDEPELAFPRQVTSRQLRNSDSGVLVRGAPDILVKLAKCCTPVPGDQIVGFITRGQGVSVHQASCTNVKSLMNEPDRMIEVEWAPSSKSVFLVQIQIEALDRSGLLSDVTRVLTDHHVNILSATVSTSSDRLALSRFVFEMGDTTHLDRVLNAVRRIDAVYDVYRVSAG; from the coding sequence ATGACGGACATCCGTGAGACGTCGGCGCAGGACGACTCCGCCGCGAGCCGCCCCGGACCGTCGCCGCTGCCGTCCAGCCCGCCCCTGGGCCCGAACACCACGGGCAACCTCGGCTCCCTCCGGTCCCTGCTGCCGCGCTTGTTCTCCCGCGCCCAGCCGGCCGGCGCTGTCGACACGCTCATCCGGACCGTCCGCTCGCACCACCCGAAGGCGGACGTCACGCTCATCGAGCGTGCGTACTCGGTCGCGGAACGCGCGCACGACGGCCAGAAGCGCAAGTCCGGCGAGCCCTACATCACGCACCCGGTCGCGGTCGCGCAGATCCTCGCGGACCTCGGCATCGGGCCCATCACGATCGCGGCTGCGCTGCTGCACGACACGGTCGAGGACACCGACTACCAGCTCGACCAGCTGCGCCACGACTTCGGCGACGAGATCGCGATGCTCGTCGACGGTGTCACGAAGCTCGACAAGGTCAAGTACGGCGACAGCGCCCAGGCCGAGACCGTCCGCAAGATGGTCATCGCGATGTCGAAGGACATCCGGGTCCTGGTGATCAAGCTCGCGGACCGCCTGCACAACGCCAGGACGTGGGGCTTCGTCGAGTCCACCTCGGCCACGCGCAAAGCCAAGGAGACCCTCGAGATCTACGCGCCGCTCGCGCACCGTCTGGGCATCCAGATGATCAAGCTCGAGCTCGAGGACCTGTCGTTCGCGGTGCTGCACCCGAAGCTCTACGTCGAGATCGACAGCCTGGTCAAGGAACGGCAGCCGAAGCGTGAGCAGTTCGTCCAGAACGTCATCGGGACGCTGAAGAAGGACCTGAAGGCCGCCAAGGTGCGCGGCGAGGTCATGGGCCGGCCGAAGCAGTACTACTCGATCTACCAGAAGATGATCGTCCGGGGCCGCGAGTTCGACGAGATCTACGACCTCGTCGGCATCCGGGTGCTCGTCCCCACGGTCCGCGACTGCTACGCCATGCTCGGCTCGGTGCACGCGCGCTGGACCCCGCTGCCCGGACGCTTCAAGGACTACATCGCGACCCCGAAGTTCAACCTGTACCAGTCGCTGCACACCACGGTCCTCGGGCCGCAGGGACGCCCGGTCGAGATCCAGATCCGCACGCACGAGATGCACCAGCGCGCCGAGTTCGGTGTCGCCGCGCACTGGAAGTACAAGCAGCGTGCCGCCGGTCGCGACGTGGACAGCTCGAGCGCGAACGACGACATGGCGTGGCTCGCGCACATCACCGACTGGCAGGCCGAGACCAGCGACCCCGGCGAGTTCCTCGACTCCCTCCGCTACGAGATCGGCGCGAAGGAGACCTACGTCTTCACGCCGCAGGGCAAGGTCATCGGACTCCCCGCCGGTGCGACCCCGGTCGACTTCGCGTACGCGGTGCACACCGAGATCGGACACCGCACGATGGGCGCGAAGGTGAACGGTCGCCTGGTGCCCCTCGAGAGCTCGCTGTCGAGCGGCGACGTCGTCGAGATCTTCACGTCGAAGAACCCCGACTCCGGGCCGAGCCAGGACTGGCTGACCTTCGTCCGCAGCCCCCGCGCGCGGAACAAGATCAAGCAGTGGTTCACCAAGGAGCGCCGCGAAGAGGCGATCGAGCAGGGCCGCGATGCCATCGCCCGTGCGATGCGCAAGCAGAACCTGCCGCTCCAGCGGATCATGAGCCAGGACTCCATCTCGGAAGTCGCATCCGCGATGCGGTACGAGGACGTCTCCGCGCTCTACGCCGCGATCGGCGAGGGACACGTCTCGACGCAGTCGGTGATCGAGAAGGTGCTCGCCGGCGTCCAGACCGAGACCGAGACGGACGAACCGGAGCTCGCCTTCCCGCGGCAGGTCACGAGCCGGCAGCTCCGCAACAGCGACAGCGGCGTGCTCGTCCGCGGGGCGCCCGACATCCTCGTCAAGCTCGCGAAGTGCTGCACCCCGGTTCCCGGCGACCAGATCGTCGGGTTCATCACCCGCGGGCAGGGTGTGTCCGTGCACCAGGCATCGTGCACCAACGTGAAGTCGCTGATGAACGAACCCGACCGCATGATCGAGGTCGAGTGGGCGCCGTCGTCGAAGTCGGTGTTCCTGGTCCAGATCCAGATCGAGGCGCTCGATCGGTCGGGACTGCTGAGCGACGTCACCCGGGTGCTGACCGACCACCACGTGAACATCCTGTCGGCCACGGTGTCGACGTCGTCGGACCGCCTCGCTCTGTCCCGGTTCGTGTTCGAGATGGGTGACACGACGCACCTGGACCGCGTCCTCAACGCGGTGCGACGCATCGACGCCGTGTACGACGTCTACCGCGTCAGCGCAGGCTGA